From a single Novipirellula caenicola genomic region:
- a CDS encoding cold shock and DUF1294 domain-containing protein, translating to MTGKLVTWKDDRGFGFIVPENGGDDLFVHIKSFANRSRRPAELDVVTFEQSVGPDGRGQAIKVVFEGEPLVEPAFIPIRIVIAISFLFSLAALTTTGKLPFSILGLYATMSIIAFIAYWLDKVAAINHRRRTPENTLLSLGIIGGWPGALIAQQMFRHKTIKPSFQVAFLLSVFVNCGVLVFLASPSLRAFLRSLA from the coding sequence ATGACTGGCAAGCTAGTGACGTGGAAGGATGATCGAGGTTTTGGCTTCATTGTGCCTGAGAACGGCGGAGACGATTTGTTCGTGCACATCAAGTCGTTCGCCAATCGGTCTCGCCGGCCAGCCGAACTGGATGTCGTTACTTTCGAGCAATCGGTTGGCCCGGATGGTCGTGGGCAAGCTATCAAAGTGGTGTTCGAAGGAGAACCGCTTGTTGAGCCTGCGTTCATTCCGATTCGGATTGTCATCGCGATTTCGTTTCTGTTTAGCTTGGCAGCATTAACAACAACTGGCAAATTGCCTTTCTCCATATTAGGTTTGTACGCGACGATGAGCATCATCGCGTTCATCGCCTATTGGCTGGACAAAGTCGCAGCGATCAACCATCGCCGACGTACGCCAGAAAACACGCTGCTGTCTCTCGGAATCATTGGCGGTTGGCCTGGAGCGCTCATCGCTCAGCAGATGTTTCGGCACAAGACCATCAAGCCGTCATTTCAAGTGGCATTTTTGCTTTCCGTGTTTGTTAATTGCGGCGTGCTTGTCTTTCTAGCGTCTCCATCACTGCGAGCGTTCCTTCGTTCGCTGGCGTAG
- a CDS encoding DNA topoisomerase 3 produces the protein MKVVLAEKPSVARDLASFLGATARRDGFFEGGGYQVTWAFGHLVELKEPGDYDPALKRWTLESLPFVPKEFQLRLRGDDGAKKQFAVIKRLFREATSLICATDAGREGELIFRYIQSLTGCTNKPAQRLWLSSLTPTAIGAAFRTIRPLSDYDNLYAAAKCRSQADWVVGINATRNYTVRYRSTSDRGASGLLWSLGRVQTPVLAMITRRDDEIRTFQSEPFWELMTRYRDVQFRYTGKRFDKQENAQSVLKIASKHVLTIRKIQSRAEKSQPPQLYDLTELQRDMNRRFGISAAETLTTAQSLYESKLITYPRTDSAYLSKDMRKDIPGVMRQLRSIKANAIDQLNLTALPFTSRIINDAKVTDHHAIIPTGASAGVLRGREQQIYDAIVVRFIAAFYPPCEKKITTVDATAGEVAFRARGVRVVAPGWTKLYPRKAKSGEANDEQQSLPDFKNGESGKHEPFIKSGQTSPPKHFTENTLLGAMDTAGKLVDEAELKEALKEKGLGTPATRAATIETLLNRKYIIRDKKNVLATDLGRYLVAIVRDRNLTSPELTGEWEAKLKKIEAGQLSPDVFMHEIADYTRAIIQSSAAVSVDQQIYGPCPRCGENVIAGKRAFGCSGWRKGCKFVLQPSYRDADLSMDQIRELLQLRVTNEPLTLHDGHPFLLAMSESGKLIEIPVPQGSEQDGGGTATGRKRSKRKGGAKKPTATKSPATKSSGKKQSKAKKETNSAATEIGVCPLCGSPVVEQTKSYACSRWREGCGLTIWKTISGKKISVSNARKLLRSGETAVLKGFKSKAGKSFDAKLKLIDGKVRFEF, from the coding sequence ATGAAGGTAGTCCTTGCCGAAAAGCCTTCGGTGGCTCGCGATTTGGCGTCGTTCCTCGGCGCTACGGCTCGTCGTGACGGGTTCTTCGAAGGCGGCGGCTATCAGGTGACCTGGGCCTTTGGTCACTTAGTCGAGCTGAAGGAACCGGGTGACTATGACCCTGCGCTGAAACGCTGGACGCTCGAATCGTTGCCGTTTGTTCCCAAAGAATTTCAGTTGCGACTGCGAGGTGATGACGGGGCGAAAAAACAGTTCGCAGTGATCAAACGGTTGTTTCGCGAGGCCACCTCGTTGATCTGTGCGACGGATGCCGGGCGTGAAGGCGAACTGATCTTTCGCTACATCCAGTCGCTTACGGGGTGTACGAATAAGCCCGCTCAGCGGTTGTGGCTCAGTTCACTTACTCCGACGGCCATCGGCGCCGCATTTCGTACGATCCGTCCCCTGTCGGACTACGACAATCTTTACGCCGCGGCCAAGTGCCGAAGTCAAGCGGATTGGGTCGTGGGAATCAATGCGACTCGCAACTACACGGTGCGTTATCGATCGACGTCCGACCGTGGTGCTTCGGGACTGCTGTGGAGTCTCGGCCGCGTGCAAACCCCGGTGCTCGCGATGATCACTCGCCGTGATGATGAAATCCGAACGTTTCAATCCGAGCCGTTTTGGGAACTGATGACCCGATATCGTGACGTCCAGTTTCGATATACCGGTAAGCGGTTCGACAAGCAAGAGAATGCACAAAGCGTATTGAAGATAGCCAGCAAACACGTCCTGACGATTCGAAAGATTCAAAGCCGTGCCGAGAAGTCACAGCCACCACAGCTCTACGATTTGACGGAATTACAGCGGGACATGAACCGTCGTTTCGGTATCTCAGCCGCGGAAACCTTGACTACGGCCCAGTCACTTTATGAATCGAAATTGATCACGTACCCGCGAACCGACTCGGCGTATTTGAGCAAAGACATGCGAAAGGATATCCCTGGTGTCATGCGACAACTGCGTTCAATCAAGGCGAACGCAATCGACCAACTCAACTTAACCGCTTTGCCGTTCACAAGTCGTATCATCAACGACGCAAAGGTGACCGATCACCATGCGATCATCCCCACCGGCGCGTCCGCAGGAGTGCTGCGAGGGCGAGAGCAACAGATCTACGATGCGATCGTCGTTCGGTTTATCGCTGCATTCTATCCGCCGTGTGAAAAAAAGATTACGACGGTCGATGCAACCGCGGGTGAAGTCGCTTTCCGCGCTCGCGGCGTGCGAGTCGTCGCCCCAGGATGGACGAAGCTGTATCCGCGAAAAGCAAAAAGCGGTGAAGCAAATGATGAGCAGCAGTCGTTACCTGATTTCAAAAATGGAGAATCTGGGAAGCACGAACCGTTCATCAAATCAGGCCAGACGTCGCCACCGAAGCATTTCACCGAGAATACCTTGCTCGGTGCGATGGACACGGCGGGAAAGCTTGTCGATGAAGCAGAGCTGAAAGAGGCGTTAAAAGAGAAGGGACTGGGGACGCCGGCAACCCGTGCGGCAACGATCGAAACGCTGTTAAACCGAAAATACATCATCCGTGATAAAAAGAATGTCTTGGCCACTGACCTGGGACGCTATCTCGTCGCGATCGTTAGGGACCGCAACTTGACGTCGCCCGAACTGACAGGCGAGTGGGAAGCGAAGCTGAAAAAGATCGAGGCGGGCCAGTTGTCACCCGATGTTTTCATGCACGAGATTGCGGATTACACGCGAGCCATCATTCAAAGTAGTGCCGCGGTGAGCGTGGATCAACAAATCTACGGCCCCTGTCCACGCTGTGGTGAAAACGTCATTGCGGGGAAACGGGCGTTTGGATGTTCGGGGTGGCGGAAGGGCTGCAAATTTGTATTGCAGCCTTCCTACCGTGACGCCGATCTGTCGATGGATCAGATTCGCGAACTATTGCAGTTGCGAGTGACGAACGAACCGTTGACGCTTCATGACGGCCACCCTTTCCTGTTGGCCATGTCGGAATCAGGAAAGTTAATTGAAATCCCCGTTCCCCAGGGTAGCGAACAAGATGGTGGGGGAACTGCGACAGGCCGTAAACGAAGCAAACGCAAAGGTGGAGCAAAGAAGCCGACTGCAACCAAGTCGCCTGCAACCAAGTCGAGTGGAAAGAAGCAAAGCAAGGCAAAAAAGGAGACGAACTCCGCTGCGACTGAGATTGGAGTTTGTCCGTTGTGCGGCAGTCCCGTGGTGGAACAGACGAAATCGTATGCGTGTAGCCGATGGCGTGAGGGGTGCGGGTTGACCATTTGGAAAACGATTTCCGGTAAGAAGATCTCGGTGAGCAATGCCCGGAAGTTGCTTCGCAGCGGCGAGACGGCAGTGTTGAAAGGATTTAAATCGAAGGCTGGAAAGTCGTTCGACGCGAAGTTGAAACTGATCGATGGCAAGGTGCGCTTCGAGTTTTAA
- a CDS encoding NAD(P)-binding domain-containing protein, protein MTEPSKLPIAVIGAGPIGLAAAANLVERGLTPIILEAGSRIAANIWQWRHVRLFTPWSMLLDPAGKRLLEANVAWTEPCGDAVPYAKELVEKFLDPLAAHPAIASQIKLHHKVVSVSRDGHDRMKDGNRNDAPFLIVTETADGPRRFKARAVIDASGTWTNPNPLGAGGVMADGEQQLRSHIRYGIPDILGQQRQQYSGKRVLVVGSGHSAFGSVMSLAELRNEDQTTAVTWGIRRTDTSTLWGKGCADEIAERGALGTRVQSAVTSGAVTLMPGLSISALKPHCDGGIEVIDVEGASRVVVDEIIVSAGSRPNLEMLRELRLEFDLATEAAKRLGNLINPNHHSCGSVPPHGAEELKHPEPNFYVVGMKSYGRAPTFLLRTGFEQVRSVVAELAGDHCSARRVELVLPQTDACSTASACDAEETPCESACRER, encoded by the coding sequence ATGACAGAACCAAGCAAGTTGCCCATCGCCGTTATCGGTGCAGGCCCGATCGGACTTGCTGCTGCAGCGAATTTGGTCGAACGAGGATTAACTCCTATTATTTTGGAGGCGGGTTCCCGAATCGCCGCCAACATCTGGCAATGGCGGCATGTCCGATTGTTTACACCATGGTCGATGTTGCTCGACCCGGCCGGCAAGCGGCTACTTGAGGCCAACGTAGCCTGGACCGAACCTTGCGGAGACGCGGTTCCCTATGCAAAAGAACTCGTTGAAAAATTTCTCGATCCGTTGGCGGCTCACCCTGCGATCGCGAGCCAAATCAAACTTCATCACAAAGTGGTTTCCGTTTCGCGTGACGGCCATGATCGCATGAAAGACGGCAACCGCAACGACGCGCCGTTTCTGATTGTCACCGAGACAGCCGATGGTCCACGACGTTTCAAAGCTCGCGCGGTCATCGATGCTTCGGGAACCTGGACAAACCCCAATCCGCTTGGTGCTGGAGGTGTCATGGCAGATGGAGAACAACAACTCCGTTCGCACATTCGTTACGGCATTCCCGATATTTTGGGACAACAGCGGCAGCAGTACAGCGGAAAACGAGTCCTCGTAGTTGGCTCGGGGCATTCTGCATTCGGAAGTGTAATGAGTTTGGCGGAGCTCAGGAACGAGGACCAAACGACCGCCGTCACGTGGGGCATCCGGCGAACAGACACCTCAACACTATGGGGAAAAGGTTGTGCGGACGAAATCGCGGAACGTGGTGCACTGGGAACCCGTGTCCAATCCGCGGTAACATCGGGTGCCGTGACGCTGATGCCGGGGTTGTCGATCAGTGCACTGAAGCCGCACTGCGACGGTGGGATCGAGGTCATCGACGTCGAGGGTGCATCACGCGTGGTGGTCGACGAAATCATCGTTTCCGCCGGGTCACGTCCCAATTTAGAAATGCTGCGAGAGCTGCGACTTGAATTTGATCTTGCGACCGAAGCGGCAAAACGGCTGGGGAACTTGATCAACCCAAACCACCATAGTTGCGGGTCGGTGCCGCCACACGGAGCGGAGGAATTGAAACACCCCGAACCTAATTTCTATGTTGTCGGAATGAAAAGCTACGGTCGTGCCCCCACCTTCCTACTGCGAACCGGTTTCGAGCAGGTTCGTTCGGTGGTCGCCGAGCTGGCAGGCGACCATTGCTCCGCACGGCGAGTCGAATTGGTGCTGCCTCAGACCGATGCCTGCTCAACCGCATCCGCTTGTGACGCGGAAGAAACTCCCTGTGAATCAGCGTGCCGCGAACGCTAG